A part of Spirochaetaceae bacterium genomic DNA contains:
- a CDS encoding amino acid carrier protein yields MEALFSFIASINNILWGYALLFVLCGTGLFFTFKLKFIQLRQFKAAFKRSFGGVKFKGSAAGDKGMSSFQSLATAVACQMGTGNIVGTSAALIAGGPGAVFWLWVSSFLGMATMYAEAVLAQKYKSVNKDGVVVGGPAFYIRAAFKGQLGKVLSVGFSFIVIFVMGVIFVQMQANAISSAVTNAFPVAATAILGIILALLAGFIFIGGAKRIASFSEKVMPILAVIYVTSALIIIFINIANIPSVFYQIFVGAFNPQAIVGGGLGIGIQQAIRLGIARGLFANEAGLGSIPHAHAVAKVNHPAEQGQAAMMGVFVVFVVVTLTALAILSTGIMGTHIYGLSSAALIPDFLRGAGLAQETFRLYYGYFGVLFIAVTLFFLGFTTIIAVYFFGAQNIKALFGRKAMFVYTPLAIMATFLGAVISVDAAWTLVDFFMALMVFPNIAALLILNKEVSGIAKEFNSLNNKINS; encoded by the coding sequence GTGGAAGCATTATTTTCTTTTATTGCAAGCATTAACAACATTTTGTGGGGTTATGCATTATTGTTTGTTTTGTGCGGAACAGGTTTGTTTTTTACCTTTAAATTAAAATTTATTCAGTTACGTCAATTTAAAGCAGCCTTTAAACGCAGTTTTGGCGGCGTTAAATTTAAAGGCAGCGCTGCCGGCGATAAAGGTATGAGCAGCTTTCAATCTTTGGCTACGGCCGTAGCTTGCCAAATGGGTACCGGTAATATTGTAGGTACTTCGGCGGCTTTAATTGCCGGCGGACCGGGCGCTGTTTTTTGGCTGTGGGTATCGTCTTTTTTGGGTATGGCCACTATGTATGCCGAAGCGGTGCTGGCGCAAAAATACAAAAGCGTTAATAAAGATGGTGTAGTGGTGGGCGGCCCGGCATTTTACATTCGTGCCGCCTTTAAAGGGCAACTAGGAAAAGTGCTGTCCGTTGGTTTTTCGTTTATCGTCATTTTTGTGATGGGGGTTATTTTTGTTCAGATGCAGGCTAATGCCATAAGCAGCGCCGTTACCAACGCTTTTCCTGTCGCGGCAACCGCTATTTTAGGAATTATCCTTGCCTTACTGGCTGGTTTTATTTTTATTGGCGGGGCTAAACGTATTGCCTCGTTCTCGGAAAAAGTGATGCCCATTTTAGCGGTAATCTATGTAACATCGGCGCTTATTATTATTTTTATTAATATTGCCAATATACCGTCAGTTTTTTACCAAATCTTTGTAGGAGCTTTTAATCCGCAAGCTATTGTGGGCGGCGGGTTAGGTATTGGTATTCAGCAAGCAATCCGCTTGGGTATTGCCCGCGGCCTTTTTGCTAATGAGGCTGGGTTGGGGAGTATTCCGCATGCACATGCCGTTGCTAAAGTAAACCACCCCGCCGAGCAAGGGCAAGCCGCTATGATGGGTGTTTTTGTGGTTTTTGTGGTGGTAACCCTTACGGCTTTGGCCATTTTATCGACAGGAATTATGGGGACGCATATTTATGGCCTTAGCAGCGCCGCGTTAATTCCCGATTTTTTACGCGGAGCCGGCTTAGCCCAAGAGACTTTCCGCCTGTATTATGGCTACTTTGGGGTGCTTTTTATTGCCGTTACTTTGTTCTTTTTAGGTTTTACTACCATTATTGCCGTTTATTTTTTTGGGGCCCAAAATATTAAGGCCCTCTTTGGCCGTAAAGCGATGTTTGTTTACACGCCGCTGGCTATTATGGCTACCTTTTTAGGAGCAGTTATTTCGGTAGATGCGGCATGGACACTAGTCGACTTTTTTATGGCTTTAATGGTTTTTCCTAACATAGCGGCTTTATTAATACTTAATAAAGAGGTGAGCGGTATAGCTAAAGAGTTTAATAGCCTTAATAATAAAATTAATAGTTAA
- a CDS encoding glycosyltransferase family 2 protein — protein sequence MKKIKQIKRIVKAKLTYYLKGLAEKLIVKNNLTNLALNSIALGISNERYTANEVVVSLTSYGRRIYDVHLTIESIMQQSLKPNKIVLWLGNDVKDKPLPIVLQRQQKRGLEVRYVKDIKSYTKLIPALKAFPQATIITIDDDCWYHYYLLENLINEHKISPNLILATRVHRIALENNNALQKYNSWEQCYSGFDVSPLNFPTGVGGVLYPAHCFNDEVFNEEVFTKICPHADDVWFKAMALLNDTLSKNIITYSGGGGQNCMSYLDNNDSQEQGLYKINIKRNLNDIQLKAVFDRYNLYKKLILNN from the coding sequence ATGAAAAAAATAAAACAAATAAAAAGAATAGTTAAAGCTAAACTAACCTACTATCTAAAAGGGTTAGCCGAAAAGTTAATAGTTAAAAATAACTTAACTAATTTAGCTTTAAACAGTATAGCTTTAGGGATTAGTAACGAAAGATACACGGCTAACGAGGTAGTGGTATCGCTTACCAGCTATGGCAGGCGCATTTATGATGTGCATTTAACCATAGAATCTATTATGCAGCAAAGTTTAAAACCCAACAAAATTGTGCTGTGGCTTGGTAACGATGTAAAAGATAAGCCCTTACCTATAGTTTTGCAAAGGCAGCAAAAGCGCGGCTTAGAAGTAAGGTATGTAAAAGATATAAAAAGCTATACCAAATTAATCCCGGCGTTAAAAGCCTTTCCGCAGGCCACTATTATTACCATTGATGACGATTGTTGGTATCATTATTACCTATTAGAAAACCTCATAAACGAGCATAAAATAAGCCCTAATCTTATTTTAGCGACTCGTGTGCACCGTATTGCTCTTGAAAATAATAATGCTTTGCAAAAATATAATAGTTGGGAGCAATGTTATAGCGGATTTGATGTTAGCCCACTTAATTTTCCAACTGGGGTGGGCGGAGTACTTTACCCGGCCCACTGCTTTAATGACGAGGTTTTTAATGAAGAGGTTTTTACTAAAATTTGTCCGCATGCCGATGATGTATGGTTTAAGGCTATGGCGTTATTAAATGATACACTATCTAAAAATATTATTACCTATAGTGGCGGGGGGGGGCAAAATTGTATGAGTTATTTAGATAATAACGATTCGCAAGAACAGGGATTGTATAAAATAAATATTAAAAGAAATTTAAATGATATACAGCTTAAAGCCGTATTTGATAGATATAATTTATATAAGAAATTGATATTAAACAATTAA
- a CDS encoding type II toxin-antitoxin system HicB family antitoxin, which produces MIYHCIIEQEENEYIVSFPDLSNILTCGFNEEEALVMASDALNGVLEVSISHGLEIPPPSYTGGYPIRVYPHIALSLQLRKLRGSQSQSEIASKLGLTYQAYQRLENPRKANPTVKTLEKIARIYGRELKIII; this is translated from the coding sequence ATGATTTATCATTGTATAATAGAACAAGAAGAAAACGAATATATTGTCAGTTTCCCTGATTTATCAAATATACTTACTTGTGGGTTTAATGAAGAAGAAGCCTTAGTTATGGCGAGTGATGCCCTTAATGGAGTTTTAGAAGTTAGTATTTCGCATGGGCTAGAAATACCACCACCCAGCTATACCGGCGGTTACCCAATAAGAGTTTACCCGCATATAGCCTTATCTTTACAGCTGCGTAAACTTAGAGGCAGCCAAAGCCAATCTGAGATAGCCAGCAAATTAGGGTTAACTTATCAGGCTTATCAACGGCTGGAAAACCCGCGTAAAGCTAACCCTACGGTAAAAACTTTAGAAAAAATTGCACGCATTTATGGGCGGGAGCTAAAGATTATTATTTAG
- the mfd gene encoding transcription-repair coupling factor, translated as MESIFNNLLACTKADTIFSKANSFLNGSNYPAVLKNMHGSFLAFFLTGLKAKLPLLIVVSNSDEANSLAADFTTFGLTANLFPNLETNLYQPSPVSGLRQSALNKMAVSAINIITVRDFIRRTAPPNYAKELNFKLTKGIKTGPAELSDKLSSFGYLRVPRVSVAGEYAVRGEVVDVFMHGEEAAHRLQFAFDEIEEIKSFEIQTQMSLQSFNSLTIPAAREALFTAQEVKTLENKWNAGYGKKGLSLPTNDLLNAGRYQEIFMPLLFNESYSVIDYLPNEAVLILNDYSKLERAAESFESEADELYKRAIRTGLGVPPPSEILNNFTGLINRKKELITLNNNFEGKAVNILPHEGPRSFFGNINLLKEELSSLAKNGYSTFIFAENNEQALRIETLFKDYPVTVIPEGLSAGFCLPSSKLMVICEHELFGRKKRTAGNIRKVSSRAIDSFIELNAGDYVVHINHGIGQFIGIERLKAAGSERDYIVLEYAGGDRIFVPIEQVNLVERFIGGGGEKPKLDSIGGKSWQNRKSKASKAAEELANYLIDIYAKRESSLGFAFPPDDEFQLEFEADFPYTETPDQLESMREIKADMELIRPMDRLVIGDVGYGKTELAMRSAFKAAMAGKQTAILCPTTILAEQHFNNFLERFKRFDFVRIALLSRFVDRAQLNKNLLAIKNGEADIVIGTHRLLSKDVEFRNLGLMIVDEEQRFGVKDKEKIKALKSNIDALALSATPIPRTLQMSLVKIRDLSTLKTPPANRQPVETMVNPYNAEQVSAAIRAELERGGQIFYLHNRVTSLEATASFVRSLVPEALVDVAHGQMNADELDDVMHRFVHGGFNVLVSTTIIESGIDIPNVNTIIIDRADMYGVSQLYQLKGRVGRSDRVAYAYLLYPDQIALDEPAMKRLQIISDFTELGSGFKIAMKDMEVRGAGNLLGREQSGQIHAVGLDMYLKMIDEAIRAKTGADDDKFETLLELEYSGFIPDSYISGTLEKMEIYKKIAGVMTEDELAGLHSEINDRFGPPPDEVSSFFSLAEIKILCRNLKIKSLLEKEGTLEIEFAKFTAISVQSIMRQIAESGGKLKPNPKNAAGLLLTIGKVSLKEKSEYIRDYLARLAA; from the coding sequence ATGGAATCTATCTTTAATAACCTACTAGCTTGTACTAAAGCCGATACAATCTTTAGTAAGGCCAATTCATTTCTTAATGGCAGCAATTATCCTGCCGTATTAAAAAATATGCACGGCAGCTTTTTAGCCTTTTTTTTAACCGGCTTAAAAGCTAAGCTGCCTTTACTAATAGTAGTAAGCAATAGCGACGAGGCCAATAGCTTAGCGGCCGATTTTACCACCTTTGGCCTTACGGCTAATCTTTTCCCTAATTTAGAGACTAATCTTTATCAACCCAGCCCCGTGAGCGGCCTTAGGCAAAGCGCTTTAAATAAAATGGCCGTTAGCGCTATTAACATAATTACCGTGCGCGATTTTATACGGCGCACCGCCCCGCCTAATTACGCTAAAGAGCTAAACTTTAAATTGACTAAAGGTATTAAAACCGGCCCGGCCGAATTAAGCGACAAATTAAGCAGTTTTGGTTATTTACGGGTGCCGCGCGTAAGTGTAGCCGGTGAATATGCCGTACGCGGCGAGGTAGTTGATGTGTTTATGCACGGCGAAGAAGCTGCTCATCGTTTGCAATTTGCCTTTGACGAAATAGAAGAAATTAAAAGCTTTGAGATACAAACCCAAATGAGTTTACAAAGTTTTAACAGTTTAACCATTCCGGCGGCGCGGGAAGCTTTATTTACGGCCCAAGAAGTTAAAACCCTAGAAAACAAATGGAATGCCGGCTACGGAAAAAAAGGACTAAGCTTACCCACCAACGATTTACTTAATGCCGGCCGCTACCAAGAAATTTTTATGCCGCTGCTTTTTAACGAAAGTTATTCGGTTATCGATTATTTACCAAACGAGGCTGTATTAATTTTAAACGATTACTCTAAGCTGGAACGTGCCGCCGAATCTTTTGAAAGCGAAGCCGATGAGTTATACAAGCGAGCCATTCGTACCGGCTTAGGCGTACCGCCGCCCAGTGAAATTTTAAATAATTTTACCGGGCTGATTAATCGCAAAAAAGAGCTGATTACCTTAAATAATAATTTTGAAGGGAAAGCCGTTAATATTTTACCTCACGAAGGGCCGCGCAGCTTCTTTGGCAACATTAACTTACTAAAAGAAGAATTAAGCAGTCTTGCTAAAAACGGTTATAGTACTTTTATTTTTGCCGAAAACAACGAACAAGCCCTGCGTATTGAAACCCTCTTTAAAGATTACCCCGTTACCGTTATCCCCGAAGGGTTATCGGCCGGTTTTTGTTTACCCAGCAGCAAATTAATGGTTATTTGCGAGCACGAGCTTTTTGGCCGTAAAAAACGCACCGCCGGGAATATACGCAAAGTAAGCAGCCGGGCTATCGATAGTTTTATCGAGCTTAACGCCGGCGACTATGTGGTGCATATTAATCATGGCATCGGCCAATTTATAGGCATAGAGCGGCTAAAAGCTGCCGGCAGCGAACGCGACTACATTGTATTGGAATACGCCGGCGGCGACCGTATCTTTGTGCCCATCGAGCAAGTAAATTTAGTAGAACGTTTTATTGGCGGCGGCGGTGAAAAACCCAAGCTGGATAGTATTGGCGGCAAAAGCTGGCAAAACCGCAAAAGCAAAGCCAGCAAAGCCGCCGAAGAATTAGCCAATTATCTTATCGATATTTATGCTAAACGTGAAAGTTCGCTGGGCTTTGCCTTTCCGCCCGATGACGAGTTTCAGCTAGAATTTGAAGCCGATTTTCCTTATACCGAAACGCCCGACCAACTAGAAAGTATGCGCGAAATAAAAGCCGATATGGAGTTAATCCGCCCGATGGACCGCCTTGTGATTGGTGATGTAGGGTATGGTAAAACCGAGCTGGCTATGCGCAGCGCCTTTAAAGCGGCAATGGCCGGCAAACAAACCGCCATTTTGTGCCCTACCACCATTTTAGCCGAACAACATTTTAATAATTTTTTAGAGCGTTTTAAACGCTTTGATTTTGTGCGTATTGCCCTTTTAAGCCGTTTTGTCGATAGAGCGCAGCTTAATAAAAATTTATTAGCCATTAAAAATGGCGAGGCGGATATTGTTATCGGCACCCATCGTCTTTTAAGTAAAGATGTAGAGTTTAGAAACTTAGGCTTAATGATAGTAGACGAAGAGCAGCGCTTTGGGGTTAAAGATAAAGAAAAAATTAAAGCCCTTAAAAGTAATATCGATGCCCTTGCACTCTCGGCCACTCCCATACCGCGCACTTTGCAGATGAGCCTTGTAAAAATCCGCGACCTTTCTACCCTTAAAACCCCGCCGGCCAACCGGCAACCGGTAGAGACTATGGTTAATCCTTATAATGCCGAACAAGTTAGTGCGGCCATTCGTGCCGAGCTGGAGCGCGGCGGGCAAATTTTTTATTTGCACAATCGGGTAACCAGCCTCGAAGCCACCGCCAGTTTTGTGCGCAGCCTTGTACCCGAAGCGTTGGTAGATGTAGCGCACGGCCAAATGAACGCCGATGAGCTGGACGATGTGATGCACCGTTTTGTGCACGGCGGCTTTAATGTGCTGGTATCTACCACCATCATCGAAAGCGGTATCGATATACCCAATGTTAACACCATCATCATCGACCGGGCCGATATGTACGGCGTTAGTCAGCTTTATCAGCTAAAAGGTCGTGTAGGGCGCAGCGATAGAGTAGCTTACGCTTACCTACTTTACCCCGACCAAATTGCTTTAGATGAGCCGGCTATGAAGCGGCTGCAAATTATCAGCGATTTTACCGAGCTGGGCAGCGGCTTTAAAATTGCCATGAAAGATATGGAAGTACGCGGCGCCGGCAATTTACTAGGCCGCGAGCAGAGCGGACAAATCCATGCCGTAGGCCTTGATATGTATTTAAAGATGATTGACGAAGCTATTAGGGCTAAAACCGGCGCCGATGACGATAAATTTGAAACTTTGCTGGAGTTAGAGTACTCCGGTTTTATCCCAGATAGTTACATTAGCGGCACCTTAGAAAAGATGGAAATTTATAAAAAAATTGCCGGCGTAATGACCGAAGACGAATTAGCCGGCCTGCACAGCGAAATTAACGACCGTTTTGGCCCGCCACCCGATGAAGTAAGCAGTTTTTTTAGTCTTGCCGAAATTAAAATTTTATGCCGCAACTTAAAAATTAAAAGCCTGCTGGAAAAAGAAGGTACGCTGGAAATTGAATTTGCTAAATTTACCGCTATCTCGGTGCAAAGCATTATGCGGCAAATAGCCGAAAGCGGCGGCAAATTAAAACCTAACCCCAAAAATGCCGCCGGCTTACTGCTAACCATTGGCAAGGTAAGTTTAAAGGAAAAAAGCGAATATATCCGCGATTATTTAGCACGACTGGCGGCGTAA